A section of the Scylla paramamosain isolate STU-SP2022 chromosome 33, ASM3559412v1, whole genome shotgun sequence genome encodes:
- the LOC135089516 gene encoding uncharacterized protein LOC135089516, whose protein sequence is MYWKPSLRQFFLASQHGWTTRTKMSSTTSSSISFKEFTISVSAWLRRLLNLRLTPLGDTTAHAAWNEMQALATLLEHDSTTGKPQRVDLLWELWLQRLPSSVRAALHEADDCPVEELINKVDNLINTAKASCAPDTICPALVDNLPNTNAARPPVCKWLPDNQTCNCKPGVSSQHGQHGLCYYHHKFGAGACKCTPGCQWPKNC, encoded by the coding sequence ATGTACTGGAAGCCATCCCTGAGACAATTTTTCCTCGCATCACAGCATGGCTGGACAACCAGGACAAAGATGTCATCGACGACCTCAAGCAGTATCTCCTTCAAAGAGTTCACGATCTCCGTCAGCGCCTGGCTCCGACGTCTTCTAAATCTTCGTCTAACACCTCTGGGAGACACCACAGCACATGCAGCATGGAATGAGATGCAAGCTCTAGCTACACTACTTGAACATGACTCTACTACTGGCAAACCACAGCGGGTAGACTTGCTGTGGGAGCTGTGGCTGCAACGTCTTCCCTCATCTGTGAGAGCTGCCCTACACGAAGCTGATGACTGCCCCGTGGAAGAGCTCATAAATAAGGTGGACAATCTTATCAATACCGCAAAAGCGTCCTGTGCCCCCGACACTATCTGCCCTGCCTTAGTTGACAACCTGCCCAACACCAATGCTGCCAGGCCACCTGTTTGCAAGTGGCTGCCCGACAACCAGACGTGCAACTGCAAACCAGGAGTTTCCAGCCAACATGGACAGCATGGACTGTGCTACTACCATCACAAATTCGGAGCTGGAGCTTGCAAATGCACCCCAGGTTGCCAGTGGCCAAAAAACTGTTAA